A single region of the Hoeflea prorocentri genome encodes:
- a CDS encoding glutamine amidotransferase, with protein MLFDPGAERPGPNRILVVLHQETSSPGRVGQMLELAGFDLDIRRPVLGDPLPDTLADHAGAVIFGGPMSANDEDEFVRREIDWHAVPLAENKPYLGICLGAQMLVRHLGGTVEGHNDGLTEIGWYPLQPTQDGSQLMDWPDTVYQFHREGFSLPSGAQLLATAQSYPNQAFRYGENAWGIQFHAELTQVMMQRWVVRGAERFTLPGAQQGDEHLKGRLIHDARLRYWLAQFLRMVFSREIPGEQAWADRVLQHHSATG; from the coding sequence ATGCTTTTCGATCCCGGCGCTGAGCGGCCCGGACCCAATCGCATTCTCGTGGTGCTCCACCAGGAAACATCAAGCCCGGGCCGGGTCGGGCAGATGCTTGAGCTTGCCGGATTTGACCTCGACATACGGCGTCCCGTCCTCGGCGATCCACTGCCCGACACGCTGGCCGATCATGCCGGCGCGGTTATCTTCGGCGGTCCGATGAGTGCCAATGACGAGGATGAATTTGTCCGCCGCGAGATTGATTGGCATGCTGTCCCTCTTGCCGAGAACAAGCCTTATCTTGGTATCTGCCTGGGCGCGCAGATGCTGGTCCGCCATCTGGGCGGAACGGTGGAAGGGCACAATGACGGGCTGACTGAAATCGGCTGGTACCCGCTGCAGCCGACACAGGACGGTTCACAATTGATGGACTGGCCGGATACGGTCTATCAGTTTCACCGGGAAGGCTTCAGCCTGCCGAGCGGCGCACAGTTGCTTGCAACGGCGCAGTCCTATCCCAATCAGGCCTTTCGTTATGGCGAAAACGCCTGGGGCATCCAGTTTCATGCGGAGCTGACCCAGGTGATGATGCAGCGCTGGGTGGTGCGCGGCGCCGAGCGGTTCACTCTTCCCGGCGCGCAGCAGGGTGACGAGCATCTTAAAGGGCGGTTGATTCACGATGCGCGGCTGCGATATTGGCTGGCACAGTTTCTGAGGATGGTTTTCAGCCGGGAGATCCCGGGTGAACAAGCGTGGGCCGACCGGGTGCTGCAGCACCATTCCGCAACGGGCTGA